In the Phaseolus vulgaris cultivar G19833 chromosome 7, P. vulgaris v2.0, whole genome shotgun sequence genome, one interval contains:
- the LOC137829161 gene encoding uncharacterized protein, with protein sequence MLVHAFKKGVLAGPFSDSLIRPRPSTFAEIRRRDVAHITAETAVSEKRESAVPNKSRAGPSRTQQPMRVHEAKEGKRAQGKPRPYEPRRDQNGGRTRESNAPPAIAARLRAPEKTDRVLGRKKDVWCEFHQAYGHPLRACLALRHQLAELVKNVFLSDYLHEPQGDQTSRAPAWDPQHEVPVHGEVHTIAGGFSGGGCTASQRKKYARSVLAVDSAEEDHSPDVDIVFTKADLQDVVPHDNDPIVISLVTAGRKVHRVLVDQGSSADVMFWPTFSKLQLSPDLLKPYPGCLYGFAGDQVEVRGYVELRTTFTDGATARTEKIKYLVVNASSAYNILLGRPTLNRLGAVPSTRHMKVKMPSMEGVVVTIKSDQKEARRCYENSLKQRRSVCHVTTTPPPRSDEGRAEVATLVRGKHGDVEMEEAMLGGTGSAQGEAEGARGIAPRKSGIARAVIARERRPHPT encoded by the exons atgctggtgcacgcatTCAAGAAAGGGGTTCTTGCAGGCCCCTTTAGTGACTCTTTGATCAGGCCCCGCCCCAGCACGTTCGCGGAGATTAGGCGTCGTGATGTGGCGCACATCACTGCAGAAACAGCGGTTTCTGAGAAAAGGGAAAGCGCGGTCCCTAACAAGTCGCGCGCAGGACCAAGCAGGACTCAACAGCCGATGAGGGTGCACgaggccaaagaggggaagagGGCTCAGGGAAAACCCCGCCCTTACGAGCCTCGAAGGGATCAGAATGGGGGGCGCACGAGGGAGAGTAACGCACCCCCAG CCATAGCAGCACGGCTGCGAGCACCGGAGAAGACCGACAGGGTGCTGGGGCGAAAGAAAGACGTGTGGTGTGAGTTCCATCAGGCCTATGGCCACCCACTCCGCGCGTGCTTGGCATTGAGACACCAACTCGCGGAGTTGGTAAAAAACGTTTTCCTGAGTGATTACTTGCATGAGCCGCAAGGCGATCAGACATCGAGGGCCCCAGCATGGGATCCTCAGCACGAGGTACCGGTGCACGGGGAGGTGCACACGATCGCGGGAGGATTCTCTGGGGGAGGATGTACAGCCTCTCAGagaaagaagtacgcgcgatcggtgttGGCAGTCGACTCGGCGGAGGAGGATCACTCCCCCGACGTCGACATTGTCTTCACCAAAGCTGATCTCcaggacgttgtgcctcacgacaacgacccgaTAGTTATCTCCCTTGTCACGgcagggaggaaggtgcacagggtccttgtggaccagggaagctcggcagacgtgatgttctggccgacatTCAGCAAACTGCAGCTGTCCCCTGATCTTCTGAAGCCATACCcggggtgtttgtatggtttcgcaggggaccaggtagaggtgcggggctATGTGGAGCTGAGGACCACATTCACGGATGGTGCCACAGCCCGCACTGAGAAGATTAAGTACTTGGTGGTCAATGCTTCGTCCGcttacaacatactgttgggaagaccGACGCTCAACAGGTTAGGAGCCgtaccatcgacaaggcacatgaaggtaaagatGCCTTCGATGGAGGGGGTAGTGGTTACCATTAAATCGGACCAAAAGGAAGCTCGTCGCTGCTATGAAAACAGTCTCAAGCAGCGGAGAAGCGTGTGCCATGTTACCACAACGCCGCCACCAAGGTCGGACGAGGGAAGAGCGGAGGTCGCGACGTTGGTAAGAGGCAAGCACGGTGACGTGGAAATGGAAGAGGCGATGCTTGGGGGCACGGGAAGTGCCCAAGGTGAAGCTGAAGGGGCGAGAGGGATCGCGCCTCGCAAGTCTGGGAtagcgagggcggtcatcgctaGAGAAAGAAGACCCCACCCGACTTAG
- the LOC137828139 gene encoding histone H2A-like gives MEADGKIKKSVGGRKGGGQTKKPVTRSVRAGLQFPVGRVGRYLKKGRYAKCVGTGALVYLVVVLEYLAVEVLELAGNAARDNKKNMIIPRHVLLAVRNDEELGKLLFGVTIAHGGVLPNINPVLLPKKTDKASKEPKSPSKATKSPKKA, from the coding sequence ATGGAAGCTGATGGAAAGATTAAGAAGAGTGTCGGAGGAAGAAAGGGCGGTGGGCAAACGAAGAAGCCGGTCACAAGGTCCGTTAGGGCCGGACTCCAATTTCCTGTCGGAAGAGTAGGGCGTTACTTGAAGAAAGGAAGGTACGCGAAGTGTGTGGGAACCGGTGCTCTTGTTTACTTGGTTGTTGTTCTTGAATACCTAGCTGTCGAGGTGCTTGAATTGGCTGGAAATGCTGCTCGTGACAATAAGAAGAACATGATTATTCCTAGACATGTGCTTTTGGCTGTGAGGAACGATGAGGAATTGGGGAAATTGCTTTTTGGTGTGACCATTGCCCATGGTGGTGTTCTTCCCAACATTAACCCTGTTCTGTTGCCCAAGAAGACCGATAAGGCTTCCAAGGAGCCCAAATCTCCATCTAAAGCTACCAAATCTCCCAAGAAGGcttaa